The following coding sequences are from one Frigoribacterium sp. Leaf415 window:
- a CDS encoding heavy-metal-associated domain-containing protein, whose protein sequence is MTDTTITTLQVDGMTCEHCVASVTEELSEVDGVDSVEVDLNPGGASTVSVQADATVEHDQLRAAVEEAGYQLSAR, encoded by the coding sequence ATGACCGACACCACCATCACCACCCTGCAGGTCGACGGCATGACCTGCGAGCACTGCGTCGCGAGCGTCACCGAAGAGCTCTCCGAGGTCGACGGCGTCGACTCGGTCGAGGTCGACCTCAACCCGGGAGGCGCGTCGACCGTCTCGGTCCAGGCCGACGCCACCGTCGAGCACGACCAGCTGCGGGCCGCCGTCGAAGAGGCCGGCTACCAGCTCTCCGCACGATGA
- a CDS encoding heavy metal translocating P-type ATPase, protein MQLDAVQLDITGMTCASCANRIERKLNKLPGVEASVNYATEKAHVRVAAGAVGDARDGDPVVPDVDALIATVAAAGYGATVPAPPASSAGAADGSADAAADARVAEVDALRHRTLVSAALALPVVVLSMVPALQFTNWQWLALTLAAPVAVWGAWPFHRAAAVNARHGAATMDTLVSVGVIAAFAWSLWALFFGDAGRPGTHMSFSLVATHGGPTELYLEVAAAVTVFILLGRWLEARAKRRSGEALRALLELGAKEATVLRDGQEARVATAGLVPGDLVVVRPGEAIASDALVREGTSAVDLSMLTGESVPVEVGPGDRVVGATLNVGGRLLVEITRVGADTELARLGRLVEEAQSGKAEVQRLADRVSAVFVPVVIGLAVLTFVGWLAFGGLVEGAGAGAGAGSVAGGSGGFFTGSLQTAFTAAVATLIIACPCALGLATPTALLVGTGRGSQLGIVIRGPQVLERTRTVDTIVLDKTGTVTTGRMSVREVVVGDADADADAGAVEVDDVLARAAAVESGSEHPVARVIEAEAARRGVVVPAADGFAAHAGAGVQALVDGMLVLVGRPGWLADEWSVTAPPELETAFVAAEATGATPVAVAWDGRVRGVVTVADTVKPSAREAVERFRGLGLTPVLLTGDNAGAARHVAAQVGIAAADVIAQATPQQKVEAVARLQAEGRVVAMVGDGVNDAAALATADLGIALGTGTDAAIAAGDLTVVSGELAGVADAIRLARATLGTIKGNLFWAFAYNVAAIPVAMLGLLNPVLAGAAMAASSVFVVTNSLRLRRFRAG, encoded by the coding sequence GTGCAACTCGACGCTGTGCAGTTGGACATCACCGGCATGACCTGCGCCTCCTGTGCGAACCGCATCGAGCGCAAGCTCAACAAGCTCCCCGGCGTCGAGGCGTCGGTCAACTACGCGACCGAGAAGGCGCACGTGCGGGTCGCGGCCGGCGCGGTCGGCGACGCACGCGACGGCGACCCCGTCGTGCCCGACGTCGACGCGCTCATCGCCACGGTGGCCGCCGCGGGGTACGGGGCCACCGTGCCCGCGCCTCCTGCGTCCTCGGCCGGCGCGGCCGACGGCTCGGCCGACGCCGCCGCGGACGCCCGGGTCGCCGAGGTCGACGCCCTGCGCCACCGCACCCTCGTCAGCGCCGCCCTCGCCCTGCCCGTCGTCGTGCTCTCGATGGTGCCGGCCCTGCAGTTCACGAACTGGCAGTGGCTCGCGCTGACCCTCGCGGCACCGGTCGCCGTCTGGGGTGCCTGGCCCTTCCACCGCGCCGCCGCGGTGAACGCCCGCCACGGTGCCGCGACCATGGACACCCTCGTCAGCGTCGGCGTGATCGCCGCCTTCGCCTGGTCGCTCTGGGCGCTCTTCTTCGGCGACGCGGGGCGACCCGGCACGCACATGTCGTTCAGCCTGGTCGCGACCCACGGCGGCCCGACCGAGCTCTACCTCGAGGTCGCCGCGGCCGTGACGGTGTTCATCCTGCTCGGACGCTGGCTCGAGGCCCGCGCCAAGCGCCGCTCGGGCGAGGCCCTGCGCGCCCTGCTCGAGCTCGGCGCGAAGGAGGCCACCGTGCTGCGCGACGGTCAGGAGGCGCGGGTCGCCACCGCGGGTCTGGTACCCGGCGACCTCGTGGTCGTCCGTCCGGGCGAGGCCATCGCCAGCGACGCCCTCGTGCGCGAGGGCACCTCGGCGGTCGACCTGAGCATGCTCACCGGCGAGTCGGTGCCGGTCGAGGTGGGCCCGGGAGACCGCGTGGTCGGTGCGACGCTCAACGTCGGCGGGCGCCTGCTCGTCGAGATCACCCGCGTCGGGGCCGACACCGAGCTCGCCCGCCTCGGACGTCTCGTCGAGGAGGCGCAGAGCGGCAAGGCCGAGGTGCAGCGGCTGGCGGACCGGGTGTCGGCCGTGTTCGTGCCGGTCGTGATCGGGCTGGCCGTGCTGACCTTCGTCGGCTGGCTCGCGTTCGGCGGGTTGGTCGAGGGGGCCGGGGCCGGGGCCGGGGCCGGTTCCGTGGCCGGCGGTTCCGGCGGCTTCTTCACCGGGTCGCTGCAGACCGCGTTCACCGCCGCCGTCGCCACCCTGATCATCGCCTGCCCGTGCGCGCTGGGGCTCGCGACGCCGACCGCACTGCTCGTCGGCACGGGCCGCGGCTCGCAGCTCGGCATCGTGATCCGCGGGCCGCAGGTGCTCGAGCGCACCCGCACGGTCGACACGATCGTCCTCGACAAGACCGGGACGGTGACGACGGGGCGGATGAGCGTGCGCGAGGTGGTCGTGGGCGATGCCGATGCCGATGCCGATGCCGGTGCCGTCGAGGTCGACGACGTCCTGGCCCGGGCCGCCGCCGTCGAGTCCGGCTCGGAGCATCCGGTCGCCCGGGTGATCGAGGCCGAGGCCGCCCGACGCGGGGTCGTCGTCCCGGCCGCCGACGGGTTCGCCGCCCACGCCGGGGCCGGCGTGCAGGCCCTCGTCGACGGCATGCTCGTGCTCGTCGGCCGCCCCGGGTGGTTGGCCGACGAGTGGTCGGTCACCGCGCCTCCCGAACTCGAGACCGCGTTCGTCGCGGCCGAGGCGACCGGTGCGACCCCCGTCGCCGTCGCCTGGGACGGTCGGGTGCGGGGAGTCGTCACCGTCGCCGACACCGTGAAGCCCAGTGCGCGTGAGGCCGTCGAGCGCTTCCGCGGCCTGGGTCTGACGCCCGTGCTGCTGACCGGCGACAACGCGGGCGCGGCCCGGCACGTCGCGGCGCAGGTCGGCATCGCCGCGGCGGACGTGATCGCGCAGGCGACCCCGCAGCAGAAGGTGGAGGCGGTGGCCCGGTTGCAGGCGGAGGGTCGCGTCGTCGCCATGGTCGGCGACGGCGTCAACGACGCGGCGGCCCTCGCCACGGCCGACCTCGGCATCGCCCTCGGGACCGGCACGGACGCGGCGATCGCGGCGGGAGACCTGACCGTCGTCAGCGGCGAGCTCGCCGGGGTGGCCGACGCCATCCGCCTGGCACGGGCGACCCTCGGCACGATCAAGGGCAACCTGTTCTGGGCCTTCGCCTACAACGTCGCGGCGATCCCGGTCGCGATGCTCGGACTGCTCAACCCCGTGCTGGCCGGTGCGGCGATGGCGGCGTCGTCGGTGTTCGTCGTGACGAACAGCCTGCGCCTGCGGCGGTTCCGCGCCGGGTGA
- a CDS encoding zinc-ribbon domain-containing protein produces MIIFGTKGTSALLGVLFFVCRVCGNEAAQRLVKHRRWFTLFFIPVIPYSTKHVYTCAYCGAGTELDSEAAERFQADAEHAAASRGGRPQG; encoded by the coding sequence ATGATCATCTTCGGCACCAAGGGCACGAGCGCCCTGCTGGGCGTCCTCTTCTTCGTCTGCCGGGTCTGCGGCAACGAGGCCGCGCAGCGCCTGGTCAAGCACCGTCGGTGGTTCACGCTGTTCTTCATCCCGGTGATCCCGTACTCGACGAAGCACGTCTACACCTGCGCCTACTGCGGTGCGGGCACGGAGCTCGACTCCGAGGCGGCCGAGCGGTTCCAGGCCGACGCCGAGCACGCGGCGGCATCCCGCGGCGGCCGACCACAGGGCTGA
- a CDS encoding ROK family transcriptional regulator, whose translation MTDSHDLGHGALGHAGGGWSPLAGSAQAVVLDILVHGARPRTELATRLGLSGPSLTRITKPLLESGLLVERPSLAPSGSGRPSVPLDLDPDAHHFVGVKLTRDRLFVVVTDQRGGVLVEHDEPLPDPSPVAVVGQVGAVVTAARARDDRIRAVGVTVGGQVVDRARVRHAPFLGWDDVPLADLLTASTGLPTWVENDVRALTQAEHWFGEGRGLRSFALVTIGAGVGLGLVAAGEVLGGAHSSAGSIGHQRIVVPVPVPVPVPASAPAPVAVPVPTPAPVPVRTPAAAAADASAPTCDLGHHDCAGAFLTVAAVEAAAARALGRPVAYDDLLALAADGHEEARVVVDTAADVLGQLIAGVLNVLDPEVVLLSGEGVRLATVGGAAVASAIECGTHRAVPPPRLIVQEFRFDEWARGAAAVAIQMHALGR comes from the coding sequence GTGACGGACTCCCACGATCTCGGGCACGGGGCCCTCGGGCACGCCGGCGGCGGCTGGTCGCCGCTGGCCGGGAGCGCCCAGGCCGTGGTGCTCGACATCCTCGTGCACGGGGCCCGCCCGCGGACCGAGCTCGCCACCCGGCTCGGCCTGTCGGGCCCGAGCCTCACGCGCATCACCAAGCCCCTGCTCGAGAGCGGGCTGCTGGTCGAGCGACCCTCCCTCGCGCCGTCCGGCTCGGGTCGGCCCTCGGTCCCGCTCGACCTCGACCCGGACGCGCACCACTTCGTCGGCGTCAAGCTGACCCGTGACCGCCTCTTCGTCGTCGTGACGGACCAGCGGGGCGGGGTGCTGGTCGAGCACGACGAACCCCTGCCCGACCCGTCGCCCGTCGCGGTCGTGGGCCAGGTCGGGGCGGTCGTGACCGCGGCCCGGGCCCGGGACGACCGCATCCGAGCGGTCGGCGTCACGGTCGGTGGACAGGTCGTCGACCGTGCGCGCGTGCGGCACGCACCGTTCCTCGGCTGGGACGACGTTCCCCTCGCCGACCTGCTGACCGCCTCGACCGGCCTGCCGACCTGGGTCGAGAACGACGTCCGCGCGCTGACCCAGGCCGAGCACTGGTTCGGCGAGGGGCGCGGGCTGCGGTCGTTCGCCCTCGTGACGATCGGCGCGGGCGTGGGGCTCGGCCTCGTCGCCGCGGGCGAGGTGCTCGGCGGGGCGCACTCGTCGGCGGGCAGCATCGGGCACCAGCGGATCGTGGTGCCGGTGCCGGTGCCGGTGCCGGTGCCGGCGTCAGCGCCCGCGCCCGTAGCCGTGCCGGTGCCCACCCCGGCGCCTGTGCCGGTGCGCACCCCCGCCGCAGCCGCCGCCGACGCGTCGGCCCCGACCTGCGACCTCGGTCACCACGACTGCGCCGGAGCGTTCCTCACGGTCGCCGCGGTCGAGGCCGCCGCCGCCCGGGCCCTCGGCCGCCCGGTCGCCTACGACGACCTGCTCGCCCTCGCCGCCGACGGACACGAGGAGGCGCGGGTCGTCGTCGACACCGCCGCCGACGTCCTGGGGCAGCTGATCGCGGGCGTACTGAACGTGCTCGACCCCGAGGTGGTCCTGCTGTCGGGCGAGGGCGTGCGGCTCGCGACCGTCGGCGGAGCCGCGGTCGCTTCCGCGATCGAGTGCGGCACCCACCGGGCAGTTCCCCCGCCGAGACTCATCGTTCAGGAGTTCCGGTTCGACGAGTGGGCCCGAGGCGCCGCCGCCGTCGCGATCCAGATGCACGCGCTCGGACGCTGA
- a CDS encoding alpha-galactosidase, translated as MSHPTPSPTVVAPPEAPDAFVHLSSAGVSLLLDVTDARLPAVLHWGAALGRPTLDDVRSLAAAAVPPYVNNLMDDPVRLAILPEHHAGWSGKPGVGGHRSDGADWSPRFTVDTLDVTGEAEATRASSGPGLVDAGAALVTVEAHDDVAGLAIVLEIELTASGLVRTRAELTNVAGRRAGGRREGRGATGDDRPASTAAGAASTAADVYTLTDLHLALPVPPRAREILDFAGRWGKERTPQRRELVVGVHEREGRKGRTGPDAATVLSVGVPGFGFGTGSGEVWGLHVGFSGNHRHYAERLSTGAQVLGGGELLLPGELRLEVGESYRSPWVFGSYGDGLDDQARRFHRWLRSREQHPTRPRPMTINVWEAVYFDHDLARLRDLADRAAALGVERYVLDDGWFRGRRDDHAGLGDWVVDADVWPDGLSPLIDHVTGLGMEFGLWFEPEMVNEDSDLAREHPEWLLQTGDRLPPRSRDQQVLNLGVPGAYEHVLGQMTAVLTEYDIAYLKWDHNRDLVDAGTWPTGAAGVHEQTLAAYRLMDELKARFPGLEIESCSSGGARVDLGVLERTDRVWVSDCIDPLDRQQMNRWTMQLLPPELLGSHIASGVSHSTGRWHELSFRAGTALFGHLGIEWDLARATDAENRDLAAWIALYKEHRHLMHTGDVVRVDGADPSLLVYGSVATDASEALFFLASVGRSDVAPLGRVLLPGLDPERRYRVAPVTVGAPDHGLTPPPWWGAADEGGAYPGVVLDGRALAVAGLQAPSSFPERVVLLRVTAEG; from the coding sequence GTCAACAACCTGATGGACGACCCGGTGCGACTGGCGATCCTGCCCGAGCACCACGCGGGCTGGTCGGGCAAGCCCGGCGTCGGCGGCCATCGCTCGGACGGCGCCGACTGGTCGCCGCGGTTCACGGTCGACACGCTCGACGTGACGGGCGAGGCCGAGGCGACCCGCGCCTCCTCGGGTCCCGGGCTGGTCGACGCGGGAGCCGCCCTCGTCACGGTCGAGGCGCACGACGACGTGGCCGGGCTGGCGATCGTGCTCGAGATCGAGCTGACGGCGAGCGGACTCGTCCGCACCAGGGCCGAGCTGACGAACGTCGCCGGACGACGCGCGGGCGGCCGACGCGAGGGCCGGGGTGCCACCGGCGACGACCGGCCGGCGAGCACCGCGGCCGGTGCCGCGAGCACCGCGGCCGACGTCTACACGCTCACCGACCTGCACCTGGCCCTGCCGGTGCCGCCGCGGGCCCGCGAGATCCTCGACTTCGCGGGCCGCTGGGGCAAGGAGCGCACGCCGCAGCGCCGCGAGCTCGTCGTCGGCGTGCACGAGCGCGAGGGACGCAAGGGTCGCACCGGCCCCGACGCCGCCACCGTGCTGAGCGTCGGCGTGCCCGGGTTCGGCTTCGGCACGGGCTCGGGCGAGGTCTGGGGGCTGCACGTCGGGTTCAGCGGCAACCACCGGCACTACGCCGAACGCCTGTCGACCGGAGCGCAGGTGCTGGGCGGCGGCGAGCTGCTGCTGCCGGGCGAGCTGCGACTCGAGGTGGGCGAGTCGTACCGCAGCCCGTGGGTCTTCGGCTCGTACGGCGACGGCCTCGACGACCAGGCCCGACGGTTCCACCGGTGGCTGCGCTCCCGCGAGCAGCACCCGACCCGCCCGCGCCCGATGACGATCAACGTCTGGGAGGCCGTCTACTTCGACCACGACCTCGCCCGCCTCCGCGACCTGGCCGACCGGGCCGCCGCACTCGGCGTCGAGCGGTACGTGCTCGACGACGGGTGGTTCCGGGGGCGACGGGACGACCACGCCGGCCTCGGCGACTGGGTGGTCGACGCCGACGTCTGGCCCGACGGCCTGTCACCGCTGATCGACCACGTCACGGGCCTCGGCATGGAGTTCGGCCTCTGGTTCGAGCCCGAGATGGTCAACGAGGACAGCGACCTCGCCCGGGAGCACCCCGAGTGGCTCCTGCAGACCGGTGACCGCCTCCCCCCGCGGTCGCGCGACCAGCAGGTGCTGAACCTCGGCGTCCCCGGGGCGTACGAGCACGTGCTCGGCCAGATGACGGCGGTCCTCACCGAGTACGACATCGCCTACCTGAAGTGGGACCACAACCGCGACCTCGTCGACGCCGGCACCTGGCCGACCGGTGCCGCGGGCGTCCACGAGCAGACCCTCGCGGCGTACCGGCTGATGGACGAGCTCAAGGCGAGGTTCCCCGGGCTCGAGATCGAGTCGTGCTCGTCCGGCGGCGCCCGCGTCGACCTGGGCGTGCTCGAGCGCACCGACCGCGTCTGGGTCAGCGATTGCATCGACCCGCTCGACCGGCAGCAGATGAACCGCTGGACGATGCAGCTGCTGCCCCCCGAGCTGCTCGGCTCACACATCGCCTCGGGCGTCAGCCACTCGACCGGCCGCTGGCACGAGCTGTCGTTCCGGGCCGGCACCGCCCTGTTCGGCCACCTCGGCATCGAGTGGGACCTCGCCCGGGCGACCGACGCCGAGAACCGCGACCTCGCCGCGTGGATCGCCCTCTACAAAGAGCACCGCCACCTGATGCACACGGGCGACGTCGTGCGGGTCGACGGGGCCGACCCGTCGCTGCTGGTCTACGGCTCGGTCGCCACCGACGCGAGCGAGGCCCTGTTCTTCCTCGCCTCCGTCGGGCGATCCGACGTCGCACCGCTCGGCCGCGTGCTGCTGCCCGGACTCGACCCCGAGCGGCGGTACCGGGTGGCCCCCGTGACCGTCGGGGCGCCGGACCACGGCCTGACGCCGCCGCCGTGGTGGGGTGCGGCGGACGAGGGCGGCGCCTACCCGGGGGTCGTGCTCGACGGGCGCGCCCTGGCGGTCGCCGGGTTGCAGGCGCCGTCGTCGTTCCCCGAGCGCGTCGTGCTGCTGCGGGTCACCGCCGAGGGCTGA